The DNA region TGGTATTTCCCATGTGATGATCCTAGCCCTGCTTCAGCAGTTTCCAGCCCCAGAACAGGGCACAGCTGACATCTGTgtattgtctttgtattttcagatTGTGAAGCCAGGACTGAGAACAAGGAGTTGATATTAAAACAGGAAATCTATGAAGAAGTTGACTCAAAAGGAGAAATATTAGAAATACTTTTAGGTGGAGTTACTCAGGATCTACTGCTTGAAGAATCTTGTGAACTTGAGGACCATTTAGAGAGGCACATGGAAAATctggtaggagagagagaaggcctGCCCCAGCAGAGAAATTCAAAACAAATGGCAGTTGCCTACCAGGAAACTCCAAGAGAAGACAGTGACCACGTAGTGACATATCACAGGTTTCCTACAGGAGAGAGACCTTATAAATGTGATACATGTAGCCAAGGCTTCAAACGCAGCTCCGATCTTATTAAACATGAGAAAATGCATAGTGGGGAAAAGCCCTATGAATGTAacgaatgtgggaaagcctttagttGGAGTTCAGCCCTTATTCagcaccagagaattcacactggagagaaaccttatgagtgtaaggaatgtgggaaagcctttggGTGGAGCTCAGAGCTTATTcgacaccagagaattcacactggagagcgGCCCTATgagtgtagtgaatgtgggaaagcttttgtTAGAAGCTCAGCTCTCATTCAGCACCAGCGGATACATACTGGTGAAaagccctatgaatgtaatgTCTGTGGAAAAACTTTCCGTCACAGGCCAACTCTTGTTTACCATCAGGgaattcatactggggagaaaccctATGGGTGTAGTgtatgtgggaaagcctttaccCAGAGCACCACCCTTATTGAACATAGAaggattcacactggagagaagccctatgaGTGTAATgagtgtggaaaagccttcagtcGGAACTCAGCTCTTATTCAACACCAGctaattcatactggagagaaacctcatAAGTGTAATGACTGTGGGAAAGCTTTCCGTCACAGGTCAGCTCTTATTTATCATCAGAATTCATACTGGCGAGGAACTCTTTGGATGTAATGGAAATTTGAAAGCCTTCAGCTTGTTTCTTGTACATTATCACCACTTATCTCATATTTAACCATGGAGAATTCACACCACAGGGAAATCCAAGGGATGTGAAGCACATAGGAATGCCTTTCAACACAGGTCAATTGCTGTCAGTGAAATTCAGCATTGTAAATTAGATGTTTCCGTCACAGTGAAGGGATTTGGGTGTTAGAGTATGCCTAAAACATACTTTAGTTCTTCAACAAGCAGTGCCTCATTTGGGTAGCTACCAGGCTTTCCAGGTCCCCTCTCCAGTGTTCCCCTGGTCTATCCTCACTTATTCTCAGCTGCTAAGTAGTTAGAGGGTTATAGCGTTAATAACCACATTCactcttttttaatatttgctaGGAACAACTCTGTTTTAAGCGCTTCCCAACTTTTCTTGGCCTGAAGCATTTCACATGTCTTCCAGAGCAACGAGATCTTGTGCAGAGTTTAGTTCTCTgttcttcctgttctttgtttttaaaattattagtttCTTTTTAGAAACCTGTGATGCATTCTCTTCCTCTAATTTGCCAGTTTTCTAAACTAGACGTTCTTTTTGGAATGACATGTTGAATCAGCACTTTATAATCTGACTTCTTTAAGGAGCCagactgggttgttttttttttttttaacaaaaccaaACACAGTTTAAACAGTTAAACCATCAGATGCCtcaaatatattggaaaaataaaagatatcttcttcatttttgttaatAAGGGAGGTCCCTTAGTAAAAGCACAGATCTTGACCAACATCTGAAAAGCCACGCCACACAAACATGTGAATGGAATTAATATGTGAGCCTCGTAGCTCTAAGGATTCACATTGAGCGCACACCATTAACAACTGTAAGCTCACAAGCAGGGAAGGCAGGGCTCATGGAGCCCCAAATTTCCATATCACGTGGAAATAAACTATTCATTAATGTTTGATGATTGATGgtttgaaagaaaaaattctttgATAATGTTTTTATCTTACCCTCGTAGAACAATAGCCAAGGGAAAACATGGGAAATTAGGATTCCTCTCTACCAAATCTTTCTCCATTGGGAAAACAGGGCAAAATTGACTTGACTTTACAGTTCCTACTCAGAAGGACTGTGAGTCCTTGCAGTTCCTTATAATCTGAAAGGAGTCTGGTGCCTGAAACAAGTACTTAATACTTAATGTCTGTTTGAGGAATAAGATGACGAACTCTTGATAAGCAGAAGTCCAAACGAAGGCAACCTCTAGGCAACTATGAGAGACATACTGGCTTGGGAAGGTTAGGACTGCAGATACAAATTTTGGAGCAGTCCACAAATGGGATAAAGCTATTCCAAAGCTTTGTGCTGTCATTTAACTGTAGTCAGGCTGTATCTGAGAGAGATAGAGTTGGCCTTCCTGTGGGGAGCATACACATTGAGTGATGTTCCTGGAGGCTTAATACCCGGCACATGGCTAGAATATTCCTATTTTTTGGTGTTAAGCACTTGTTTCTGAACTCCGGAAATGAAGACATTTGGGTTTAATTGCAATAGGTTAAACCCATAGTGATAAATATAAGACCAGCAGGAgaagggggtgagggagaaaaggaaacctGCTATAACTGTCCCTGTTTGATTTATGATTAACAATAAAATGTCTTGTGATATATGTGATGTGATGCAGTGCGTGTCAGTATTGTGATTTTGTTCTTAACTCACTTTGAGGGTGAACCACTGAATCAATAGGTTGGACATCTAATAAAGCAGCAAACTTCATGGAGGAAAGAGTATTTGTGAATTACTTCAGAGATACAGCACGGTATGTTAGAAAGATTGGGAACTAGGGAACCCAAATTCTGGTCCTGGTTTTGTcactacttatatgaccttgggcaagtcacttaacctcttggcctcagtttttctcatttgtaaaatgggaataggttggaatagatgatcctTAAGGTCCCTTaaagttctgaaaaaaaattatgacttcTGGTCTGTTTTTGGACCAGACTTATCATGTGTGACTGAACTGAGTTTGTGTTGGTTAGACTTCCCTCCACCTTGATCAGCTTCAATGGTCTTGTAAGGAATGTGGTGATGCTTGCAGTGGGGAGTTATGATCCTTCCCGTTTTTTTAATAACTGTAACACCACCAAGAGGAACTGGTGGAAGGTCAAGCTACTTCCCAGGGAAAGTTACTTATTAGTAGTACCTGTCTCCATGCTCCCATCTCTGTCCAGCTCAGTCTAcccaatcacagaatctcagagatggaagagacttcaggGGCCCTCTAATCTCACTCATATGTAAATCAGGATACCTTCTTAAAATATCCCCAATAAGCGATCATTCAATTTCTGTTTGAGTCATCTCCCAAGGCAGTCAGTTCCTCTTTGAGTCAGTTTTCTCTTACATGGAGCCTAAATATGCCTCTGCAAATGTAATCATACTTGTAGGACTAAGCAAAAGAAGTTCAATTTTAGCCGTGATATCCCTTCCAGTACTTGAAGACATCTGTGGTGTGGCactttctttggagttttcactTCTCAAGGTTAAAGATCTCTGGTTCCTTCCACCATTCTCTAATGCCATGGTTTCCCATCCTCTCAACACCCTGATTAGGTAGGGTAGGGTCACTTTGGATGTTCTCCAACTCAGTATCATTCCTAAAACATGGTGCTCATAACCAAACAATATTcaagatgtgatctgaccagggcaaaggACAATAGGTCTATTTCTTATCTTGGATTAGAACCAAGGTCCTTTGATTCTAtatccagtg from Trichosurus vulpecula isolate mTriVul1 chromosome 1, mTriVul1.pri, whole genome shotgun sequence includes:
- the LOC118834704 gene encoding LOW QUALITY PROTEIN: zinc finger protein 501-like (The sequence of the model RefSeq protein was modified relative to this genomic sequence to represent the inferred CDS: inserted 2 bases in 1 codon), which encodes MAATTVFPTARPQGLLNFEDVAVSFNQEEWGYLNSAQRSLYRDVMLENFGNMVLLGLSISKPDLICMLEQGEEPWGLDPRGTEERNFQGDCEARTENKELILKQEIYEEVDSKGEILEILLGGVTQDLLLEESCELEDHLERHMENLVGEREGLPQQRNSKQMAVAYQETPREDSDHVVTYHRFPTGERPYKCDTCSQGFKRSSDLIKHEKMHSGEKPYECNECGKAFSWSSALIQHQRIHTGEKPYECKECGKAFGWSSELIRHQRIHTGERPYECSECGKAFVRSSALIQHQRIHTGEKPYECNVCGKTFRHRPTLVYHQGIHTGEKPYGCSVCGKAFTQSTTLIEHRRIHTGEKPYECNECGKAFSRNSALIQHQLIHTGEKPHKCNDCGKAFRHRSALIYHXRIHTGEELFGCNGNLKAFSLFLVHYHHLSHI